A part of Aurantimicrobium sp. MWH-Uga1 genomic DNA contains:
- a CDS encoding L-threonylcarbamoyladenylate synthase, giving the protein MSRIYDCSDNAELMTGTRLARQAVAKGQLVVLPTDTVYGVGANAFSPEAVQLLLEAKGRGRQSPPPVLMPSVATMDGLAHNIPDEVRALVDAFWPGGLTIILEAQPSLAWDLGDTNGTVAVRVPSHPVALELLAETGPLAVSSANLTGQPAAITAQGAHDQLGARVEVYLDGGEATAGLASTIVDATALSRGEGGIRILRDGVISAAQLREVIGDALEPSTDVVG; this is encoded by the coding sequence ATGTCACGCATCTACGACTGCTCAGATAACGCTGAGCTCATGACCGGAACACGGCTTGCTAGGCAAGCCGTTGCCAAAGGTCAACTCGTCGTCTTGCCCACTGACACCGTTTACGGTGTCGGGGCAAATGCGTTCAGCCCTGAAGCAGTTCAATTGCTCCTGGAGGCAAAGGGGCGCGGTCGACAATCACCACCACCAGTGCTGATGCCGTCGGTGGCAACGATGGATGGTTTGGCCCACAACATCCCCGATGAGGTACGAGCTCTGGTGGATGCTTTTTGGCCAGGCGGTCTGACAATCATCTTGGAAGCACAGCCTTCCTTGGCCTGGGACTTAGGAGACACCAACGGAACGGTTGCTGTGCGTGTTCCTTCACACCCGGTTGCTTTGGAACTTCTTGCCGAGACTGGACCATTGGCAGTGTCCTCAGCGAACCTCACGGGACAGCCTGCAGCGATTACCGCCCAGGGTGCTCATGACCAGTTGGGTGCACGCGTTGAGGTGTATTTGGATGGGGGGGAAGCGACCGCCGGTTTAGCCTCCACCATTGTGGATGCAACGGCGCTTTCTCGTGGCGAAGGTGGCATTCGTATTCTGCGCGACGGTGTGATTTCTGCTGCGCAGCTACGCGAGGTCATCGGTGATGCTCTCGAACCATCGACAGACGTGGTGGGCTAA
- a CDS encoding glycosyltransferase family 2 protein: MAISPNISVAMCTFNGAHYIAAQLETMATQTLLPAEIIVSDDGSTDGTVALLKQTWEKLVEHKTILGRIKLTVLQNKASLGVTKNFEQAIAATTKPYIFLADQDDLWLPTRLETGAALMDAGAGFVFGDAELIDGEGAPLGHTLFEALALKNSEREGITSEPVNVLIKRNIVTGATAAFSRTVFEKAAPFPEGWVHDEWLAMVAAIGGEKFGVTGPLISYRQHSSNQIGVKKNTMATRMAKLRAEGTQRNARLLSRITSLAQRAPELGANARALQLISSAQKFQEARSAYPKNRVIRWVPVLGQVFTGRYFRVSNGPRDVLRDLVQPL, from the coding sequence TACCCAAACACTGCTCCCTGCAGAAATCATTGTTTCTGATGATGGGTCAACAGATGGCACTGTTGCACTGCTGAAGCAAACGTGGGAAAAGCTTGTTGAGCACAAAACCATTCTGGGCAGAATCAAACTCACCGTCCTGCAGAACAAAGCTTCACTGGGCGTCACCAAGAATTTTGAGCAAGCTATTGCAGCAACAACCAAGCCCTACATCTTCCTGGCAGATCAAGACGATCTGTGGCTCCCCACACGACTAGAAACCGGCGCAGCGCTGATGGATGCAGGTGCAGGGTTTGTATTCGGGGATGCTGAGCTCATCGACGGTGAAGGTGCACCTCTCGGACACACCCTGTTCGAGGCTCTCGCACTAAAGAATTCAGAACGTGAAGGCATCACGTCTGAACCTGTGAACGTTTTGATCAAGCGCAATATTGTCACCGGAGCAACCGCAGCCTTCTCGCGAACAGTGTTCGAGAAGGCAGCCCCCTTCCCTGAGGGCTGGGTTCATGACGAATGGCTAGCCATGGTGGCAGCAATCGGTGGTGAGAAGTTTGGTGTGACCGGGCCTCTGATTTCCTATCGGCAACATTCGTCGAATCAAATCGGGGTGAAAAAGAACACCATGGCAACGCGCATGGCCAAATTGCGGGCCGAGGGAACGCAGCGGAACGCTCGTCTGTTGAGCCGGATCACGAGTTTGGCTCAGCGCGCACCAGAGCTTGGTGCAAATGCACGTGCGTTGCAGCTCATCAGTTCAGCACAGAAGTTCCAAGAAGCTCGTTCTGCATATCCCAAGAATCGTGTGATTCGCTGGGTCCCCGTTCTGGGACAGGTTTTTACCGGTCGTTACTTCCGGGTAAGCAATGGTCCCCGTGACGTGTTGCGCGATCTGGTTCAGCCGCTCTAA